From Sporosarcina sp. Marseille-Q4943, the proteins below share one genomic window:
- the proB gene encoding glutamate 5-kinase: MRKQRIVVKIGSSSLTNEKGEIDQEKLGNHVDALAMLRKANHEVILVTSGAVAAGFRGLGYSSRPVTLKGRQAAAAIGQSLLIQSYIEKFGAYDITPAMLLLTRDDFSNRERYRNAYATITELLDRGILPIINENDTVSIAELTFGDNDMLSALVSGFIHADQLIILTDINGIYSGNPRTNPTAFKYDFLQEISNEMIQAADSGGSKVGTGGMKSKIMAAKTATSLGIPVFIGHGKGTDKLMQVLKGNGDGTYIASHSKSPINTRKQWIALHSESAGKIYVDQGAEEAISQRGSSLLSAGVIKISGTFEKGDVVQVYGIHDLLGKGEVSCSSVELQKEIESYLDRDRDIFTPSIEVIHRDGWVSIQKMGEVLS, translated from the coding sequence ATGCGTAAACAACGTATCGTTGTCAAAATAGGAAGTAGTTCCCTTACAAATGAAAAAGGGGAAATTGATCAAGAAAAACTTGGCAATCATGTAGATGCACTGGCTATGCTTCGAAAAGCAAATCATGAAGTCATCCTTGTAACTTCCGGTGCTGTTGCTGCAGGATTCCGCGGACTAGGTTATTCATCAAGACCAGTAACCTTAAAAGGCAGGCAAGCGGCAGCAGCTATCGGTCAAAGTTTATTAATCCAATCTTATATAGAGAAATTTGGTGCTTATGATATAACCCCAGCTATGCTTTTGTTAACAAGAGATGATTTCTCTAATCGTGAGCGCTACCGTAATGCTTACGCTACGATAACAGAACTGTTAGATAGGGGCATTTTACCAATCATTAATGAAAATGACACTGTATCGATTGCAGAATTGACATTTGGTGATAACGATATGCTATCTGCCTTGGTTAGTGGCTTTATTCATGCCGACCAACTAATTATTCTAACAGATATTAATGGAATCTATAGCGGTAATCCCCGAACAAACCCTACAGCATTCAAGTATGATTTTTTACAGGAAATATCAAATGAAATGATTCAAGCTGCAGATTCAGGCGGGTCCAAAGTTGGAACAGGTGGCATGAAATCGAAGATAATGGCGGCTAAGACCGCAACGTCACTGGGAATCCCTGTTTTCATCGGTCATGGTAAAGGGACGGATAAACTGATGCAAGTTTTGAAAGGAAACGGTGATGGAACTTATATCGCTAGTCATTCCAAGTCCCCTATTAACACAAGGAAACAATGGATTGCGCTCCACTCGGAATCAGCAGGGAAGATTTATGTTGATCAAGGAGCCGAGGAAGCCATATCACAGAGAGGAAGTAGTTTGCTCTCAGCTGGAGTCATTAAAATTAGTGGTACTTTTGAAAAGGGAGATGTTGTCCAGGTCTATGGTATCCATGATTTACTTGGTAAGGGAGAAGTAAGCTGTTCTTCTGTTGAATTACAGAAGGAAATTGAGAGTTACTTGGATAGAGACAGGGACATATTTACCCCTTCCATCGAAGTAATCCATCGCGATGGTTGGGTAAGTATACAAAAAATGGGGGAGGTTTTATCATGA
- a CDS encoding glutamate-5-semialdehyde dehydrogenase, with the protein MSEVVQKGKAAKKASYLMSGVTTIEKNDALALIAEQLILDKDIIFRENGKDLIAGKDKGLSESVLDRIMLNQERLKGIAAAIQQIIELDDPIGKTLASITNDNGLIIEETRVPIGVVAMIYEARPNVTVDAATLTLKTGNAVILRGSSSAKHSNMALVSTIHRALEKSTLPTDAVQLIEDTSRETASELFRLNEYLDVLIPRGGKNLIDTVVREASVPVIETGAGNCHVFIDQTAKQAMAEQIVLNAKLQRPSVCNAIESLLIDKTWFANYGEELLKKLDANGVEIYADEIVRKAFPAANEATEEAWGTEYLGHAISVKLVDTVEQAIEHINQYGTKHSESIITENDAHANMFLQHVDAAAVYHNASTRFTDGFEFGFGAEIGISTQKLHARGPMGLKALTSTKFQIKGNGQVRN; encoded by the coding sequence ATGAGTGAAGTGGTTCAAAAAGGAAAGGCTGCAAAAAAAGCAAGTTATCTCATGTCAGGTGTGACAACGATAGAAAAAAATGATGCATTAGCATTGATCGCAGAACAACTAATTTTAGATAAAGATATCATTTTTCGTGAAAATGGAAAGGATCTTATAGCTGGTAAAGACAAAGGGCTTTCGGAATCTGTATTAGATCGGATTATGCTCAATCAAGAACGCCTAAAAGGTATTGCTGCTGCCATACAGCAAATCATCGAACTCGATGACCCAATTGGCAAAACTCTAGCATCGATCACGAACGATAATGGCTTGATCATCGAGGAAACGCGTGTACCAATTGGCGTTGTAGCGATGATTTATGAAGCACGACCAAATGTAACAGTCGATGCAGCTACACTCACGCTGAAAACTGGAAATGCGGTGATCTTAAGGGGAAGTTCTTCAGCTAAACATTCCAATATGGCGTTAGTGAGCACAATTCACCGTGCATTGGAAAAGAGCACACTCCCAACTGATGCTGTGCAATTAATCGAGGATACTAGTCGAGAAACAGCTAGCGAGTTATTCCGGCTAAATGAATATTTGGATGTATTAATACCACGAGGTGGAAAGAACTTAATTGATACAGTTGTGCGAGAAGCTTCTGTTCCAGTAATTGAAACTGGTGCTGGTAACTGTCACGTATTTATTGATCAAACAGCAAAACAAGCGATGGCAGAACAAATTGTTTTAAACGCAAAACTCCAGCGGCCATCCGTTTGTAATGCAATTGAATCTCTTTTAATTGATAAAACATGGTTTGCAAACTACGGCGAAGAGCTTTTAAAGAAATTAGATGCAAATGGTGTTGAAATCTATGCCGACGAGATCGTTCGTAAAGCTTTCCCAGCAGCGAACGAAGCGACAGAAGAAGCCTGGGGTACGGAATACCTTGGACACGCCATTAGTGTGAAGTTGGTGGATACTGTAGAACAGGCAATCGAGCATATTAATCAATACGGAACGAAGCATTCCGAATCGATTATTACGGAAAATGATGCACATGCTAACATGTTCTTGCAGCATGTTGATGCAGCAGCTGTTTATCATAATGCATCAACTCGCTTTACCGATGGCTTTGAATTTGGGTTTGGAGCAGAAATCGGAATCAGTACACAAAAATTACATGCTAGAGGTCCAATGGGGCTAAAAGCATTGACTTCTACTAAATTTCAAATTAAGGGGAATGGACAAGTTAGAAATTAA
- a CDS encoding aminotransferase class I/II-fold pyridoxal phosphate-dependent enzyme, whose product MKIEPSLKMSIFEPAIFADLKAAAAAKKATGAELIDLSLGSPDLPPDEKVRRVLSEQSAQANTYGYTLGGTKRFHEAVANYYKRRSGITLDPVTEVLQTMGSQEGLVHLPLAFCNEGDIVLTTNPAYVAYEAGIKLAGAVPYEMPLRAENGFLPNLDEIPEDVAQRAKMIILNLPGNPVPALPDAQFFDKVVAFAKKYNILVLHDAAYSEYYFTGDSPTSFLSTPGAMDVGVEINSLSKSFSLAGARIAYLVGNAEIIRIFKELKSNLDYGTFGPIQEAAVTALDHAEEITDRLRKVFSERHHVLMNGLAEIGWTVTPSNGGMFVWAKYPFDMDDKEFVFKAIDQCGVVMVPGSIFGSEGTGYVRLALIQKAEALQIAVEQLSKLEVIAEAK is encoded by the coding sequence TTGAAGATCGAACCTTCGTTAAAAATGTCCATTTTTGAACCCGCTATTTTTGCAGACTTGAAAGCAGCAGCCGCGGCGAAAAAAGCGACTGGCGCTGAACTGATCGATTTGAGTCTTGGGAGCCCGGATCTTCCGCCGGACGAAAAAGTGAGACGTGTACTATCGGAACAAAGCGCTCAAGCAAATACATACGGCTATACACTCGGCGGCACAAAACGGTTCCATGAAGCTGTCGCGAATTATTATAAAAGACGCTCCGGCATCACGCTAGATCCGGTCACGGAAGTCCTTCAAACAATGGGATCTCAGGAAGGACTCGTTCATCTTCCGTTAGCCTTTTGCAATGAAGGGGATATCGTGCTGACAACGAATCCCGCCTATGTCGCGTACGAAGCGGGCATCAAGCTGGCGGGTGCGGTTCCGTACGAAATGCCATTGCGTGCAGAAAACGGCTTCTTGCCCAATTTGGATGAAATTCCAGAAGACGTTGCGCAACGAGCAAAGATGATCATTTTGAACTTGCCGGGAAATCCGGTTCCAGCGTTGCCAGACGCACAGTTTTTTGACAAAGTCGTTGCGTTTGCCAAGAAATACAATATCCTTGTTCTCCATGACGCGGCGTATTCGGAGTATTATTTCACTGGAGATTCTCCGACTAGTTTTCTATCGACGCCAGGGGCAATGGACGTCGGAGTAGAAATCAATTCTTTATCCAAAAGTTTCAGTCTTGCCGGCGCACGCATTGCTTATTTAGTCGGTAACGCCGAGATTATTCGTATCTTTAAAGAGTTGAAATCGAATTTGGATTACGGGACGTTTGGACCGATACAAGAAGCGGCTGTAACAGCGCTCGATCATGCGGAAGAAATTACGGATCGCCTGCGAAAAGTTTTTTCGGAACGTCATCATGTGTTAATGAATGGCTTAGCCGAGATTGGTTGGACTGTAACCCCTTCAAACGGCGGCATGTTCGTTTGGGCGAAATATCCGTTTGACATGGATGACAAGGAATTTGTCTTCAAAGCAATCGATCAATGCGGTGTCGTCATGGTGCCAGGGAGTATCTTCGGTTCTGAAGGTACAGGCTATGTCCGATTGGCACTCATCCAAAAGGCGGAAGCACTTCAAATAGCAGTTGAGCAATTAAGCAAACTAGAAGTTATTGCAGAAGCTAAATAA
- the smpB gene encoding SsrA-binding protein SmpB: protein MAKGQGKVLAINKKANHDFAIEETIEAGIVLQGTEIKSIRNGKVQLRDAFVLIRNNEAWISNMHISPYEQGNQFNHDPLRSRKLLLHKKQIASLVGQVKQEGYSIVPLKMYLKDGFAKVLIGVGKGKKLYDKRDDLKKKEAKREMERAFKAKQQY from the coding sequence ATGGCTAAAGGTCAAGGGAAAGTACTGGCCATCAATAAAAAAGCAAACCATGACTTTGCGATTGAAGAAACGATTGAAGCAGGGATTGTGCTGCAAGGAACGGAAATCAAATCGATCCGTAATGGCAAAGTGCAATTGCGCGATGCGTTCGTCCTTATCCGGAACAATGAAGCATGGATTTCCAACATGCATATCAGTCCATACGAACAGGGAAATCAATTCAACCACGACCCATTGCGTTCAAGGAAACTGCTGCTTCATAAAAAGCAGATCGCGTCACTCGTTGGGCAAGTGAAACAAGAAGGCTATTCAATCGTGCCATTGAAAATGTACTTGAAAGACGGCTTCGCAAAAGTATTGATCGGCGTCGGTAAAGGGAAGAAGCTCTACGATAAACGCGACGATCTGAAGAAGAAGGAAGCGAAACGTGAGATGGAACGCGCGTTCAAGGCGAAACAGCAGTATTGA